The proteins below come from a single Dermatophilaceae bacterium Soc4.6 genomic window:
- a CDS encoding GNAT family N-acetyltransferase, giving the protein MDPGDRGPALDMFWRAFGWGARTEDADAVFADRAIELERTVVTVDTDSDEIVGTTSAYSLTMTMPGGALVPVAGVHLVAVEPTHRRRGVMASMMRHQLEGLVNGGEAVAALWTTDPALYQRFGYGLATWRSRITLDLARARLSPRAEALAASSSARLTHLSVGEALPHLAIVHDTIVGARPGVLARSESRWNFMMRLEDGEPQVVVALGPEGPVGYIAYRIRPGQSPDTPGGEVEVQEISAADPATHAQLWRHLLGLDLMRTLSAHRPLPDPLAHLLVDLRHLHATIDDALWVRLVDLPRALGQRAFAAPIDLVLEVTDTVLPNNAGRWRVSVDEAWEPGVARPTRDDADLSLDIADLGAVHLGATQLADLALGGRVHEHTPGALAAASLAWSWSPTATCPEIF; this is encoded by the coding sequence ATGGACCCTGGGGATCGTGGACCCGCCTTGGACATGTTCTGGCGTGCTTTCGGGTGGGGAGCGCGCACCGAGGACGCGGACGCGGTGTTCGCCGATCGCGCCATCGAGCTGGAACGCACCGTCGTAACCGTCGATACCGACTCGGACGAGATCGTGGGGACGACCAGTGCCTACTCCCTGACGATGACTATGCCGGGAGGAGCTCTCGTGCCCGTCGCCGGCGTGCACCTGGTGGCTGTCGAGCCCACTCATCGCCGGCGCGGCGTGATGGCTTCCATGATGCGTCATCAGCTGGAGGGGCTCGTGAACGGTGGAGAGGCCGTCGCTGCCCTATGGACCACTGACCCCGCCCTCTACCAGCGCTTCGGGTACGGGCTCGCGACGTGGCGCTCGCGCATCACGCTCGACCTCGCCCGGGCGAGGCTCTCGCCGCGGGCAGAGGCCCTCGCGGCGTCGTCCTCGGCGCGGTTGACGCACCTGTCCGTGGGCGAGGCCCTGCCCCACCTCGCCATCGTCCACGACACGATCGTCGGCGCGAGGCCGGGTGTGCTGGCGCGCTCGGAGAGCCGCTGGAACTTCATGATGCGCCTCGAGGACGGCGAGCCGCAGGTCGTGGTCGCCCTGGGTCCCGAGGGACCGGTCGGGTACATCGCCTACCGGATCCGGCCCGGGCAGTCCCCCGACACGCCGGGTGGCGAGGTGGAGGTCCAAGAGATCAGCGCAGCAGACCCGGCGACGCACGCACAGCTGTGGCGCCACCTGCTCGGACTCGACCTGATGCGGACCCTGTCGGCTCACCGGCCCCTCCCCGATCCGCTGGCGCACCTGCTCGTCGACCTGCGCCACCTGCACGCCACGATCGACGACGCCCTGTGGGTCCGGCTCGTCGACCTCCCCCGTGCTCTCGGACAGCGTGCCTTCGCGGCCCCCATCGACCTGGTCCTCGAGGTCACCGATACCGTGCTGCCCAACAACGCCGGGCGGTGGCGCGTGAGCGTGGACGAGGCGTGGGAACCCGGCGTGGCCAGGCCCACCCGTGACGACGCCGACCTGTCGCTCGATATCGCCGACCTCGGCGCGGTCCACCTCGGCGCCACGCAGCTGGCAGATCTCGCCCTGGGCGGGCGCGTCCACGAACACACTCCGGGCGCCCTCGCAGCCGCCTCGCTCGCCTGGTCCTGGTCGCCCACCGCCACGTGCCCCGAAATCTTCTAA
- a CDS encoding sialidase family protein, giving the protein MVDPRSGTACRRSSLAKVRCQMSRRRVRRSVVLSGAAVVALVAGLFAVAADLGSATVPTPKPTREVLAKTLLAHHRDRFATPALTRALHLAAGEQQSPGRAMPTGADGAGARAAGAAAVRARAGLANVRVNDPAADRFQVDQTTQSETAVAVAGTKVAVGFNDSQQALLALTDGLDFSGYGYSTDGGKTFTDGGTLPNPKNFVNFGDPWLTADRAGRMYYSTLTFGGNVGNLEIGVARSLTGGRTWSEPSLASPNNDHLFYFGDKEAITAGRDPQVAARDNLYVAWDDFSIDFSSDSPVSASTGLPVATSRDHGASWSLHYADKIVNDPNSCGFTQYIGAQPLVDPANGTLYVAAEKIVVDDPTCTGGHPTFTEVIFTSTDGGFTFGPAVTIASITPATPTGALQLGPGQFVRTVEFPTLALRGKTLWAAWNDGASGRSHIRLATSSDAGATWRPGDATSGSGDEIQPALSVDAAGLHLAYYQRNIDNTLDTVLADSSDSGIHFTAKAVTTRSFPGVHTVPQFDPQIAFGYMGDYIANVSDGTHQYLAWGDNRDRVTNFTHPRGRNDPDVFFARR; this is encoded by the coding sequence ATGGTTGATCCCCGCAGTGGAACAGCGTGCCGGCGGTCTTCGCTGGCTAAGGTGAGGTGTCAGATGAGTCGACGACGAGTGCGTCGGTCGGTGGTGTTGTCCGGTGCGGCTGTGGTGGCCTTGGTGGCTGGCCTGTTCGCGGTGGCGGCTGATCTGGGTTCGGCGACCGTGCCGACCCCGAAGCCGACCCGGGAGGTGCTAGCCAAGACGTTGCTGGCCCACCACCGCGACCGGTTCGCGACGCCGGCGCTCACCCGGGCGCTGCACCTGGCCGCGGGCGAGCAACAGAGCCCCGGGCGGGCCATGCCCACTGGCGCCGACGGGGCCGGTGCTCGCGCGGCGGGTGCCGCGGCGGTGCGGGCTCGGGCAGGCCTGGCGAACGTGCGGGTCAATGACCCTGCTGCGGACCGGTTTCAGGTTGACCAGACCACCCAAAGCGAGACAGCGGTCGCCGTGGCCGGCACCAAGGTGGCGGTCGGATTCAACGACTCGCAACAGGCACTGTTAGCGCTGACCGATGGGCTGGACTTCAGCGGGTACGGCTACTCCACCGATGGCGGCAAAACGTTCACCGACGGCGGGACGCTGCCCAATCCGAAGAACTTCGTCAACTTCGGCGACCCGTGGTTGACCGCGGACCGGGCGGGACGGATGTACTACTCCACGCTCACGTTCGGAGGGAACGTCGGCAACCTCGAGATCGGGGTTGCTCGCTCTCTCACTGGCGGCAGGACCTGGTCCGAACCGTCGCTGGCCTCGCCGAACAACGACCACTTGTTCTACTTCGGCGACAAGGAAGCCATCACGGCTGGACGGGACCCTCAGGTCGCCGCTCGAGACAACCTGTACGTGGCGTGGGACGACTTCTCCATCGACTTCTCCTCGGACAGCCCCGTGAGCGCATCCACCGGGCTACCGGTGGCCACCTCCCGCGACCACGGCGCGAGCTGGTCGCTGCACTACGCCGACAAGATCGTCAACGACCCGAACTCATGCGGCTTCACCCAGTACATCGGCGCCCAGCCCCTGGTCGACCCCGCGAACGGCACCCTGTACGTCGCCGCGGAGAAGATCGTCGTGGATGACCCGACCTGCACCGGTGGCCACCCCACCTTTACGGAGGTCATCTTCACCTCCACCGACGGCGGCTTCACCTTCGGTCCGGCCGTGACCATCGCCTCCATCACCCCCGCCACACCGACCGGCGCGCTCCAGCTCGGGCCCGGGCAATTCGTGCGCACTGTTGAGTTCCCGACGCTGGCCCTGCGCGGGAAGACGCTGTGGGCGGCCTGGAACGACGGAGCCAGCGGTCGCAGTCACATCCGTCTCGCCACGTCAAGCGACGCCGGCGCGACGTGGCGCCCCGGCGACGCCACGAGCGGCAGCGGCGACGAGATCCAGCCTGCCCTGTCCGTCGACGCGGCAGGTTTGCACCTGGCCTATTACCAGCGCAACATTGACAACACCCTCGACACCGTCCTCGCGGACTCCTCCGACAGCGGCATTCACTTCACCGCGAAGGCGGTCACGACGAGGTCGTTCCCGGGCGTGCATACCGTCCCCCAGTTCGACCCGCAGATCGCCTTCGGGTACATGGGCGACTACATCGCCAACGTCTCCGACGGCACCCACCAGTACCTCGCCTGGGGTGACAACCGTGATCGGGTCACCAACTTCACCCACCCGCGTGGACGCAACGACCCAGACGTCTTTTTTGCCCGCCGCTGA
- a CDS encoding IS110 family transposase — protein MEHHRYIEEHVVIGVDPHKLSATIEVVNGREQLLGAGRFTTDAAGYAGMRRYAKAWPERVWAVEGANGAGRPLAQRLLEDGEDVVDVPAKLAARVRLFDTGHNRKTDALDAHSIAVVAVRTEGLRVLKVDGELEALRMLADRREALTRRRVETVNRLQALLAELLPGQAKRDLSTAQAKALLAIVRPRDIAGRTRRRIAVEELAELVAVEVKMKKATAELKTIVLARRSRLMDLHGVGPVVAARVLADVGEVARFADRNRFASWTGTAPLDASSGEQNRHRLSRAGNRRMNHMIHIAAVTQLRQDTDGRAYYRRKRAEGKKPLEALRCLKRRISDVIYRQLLADAERDAEQAGGTGPGGHCGASQESSAVDLPPHIDTSDQPLPGPATPTLRPTPAPRKTRQRALVSTP, from the coding sequence ATGGAGCACCACAGATATATCGAGGAGCACGTCGTCATCGGGGTTGACCCGCACAAGCTGTCTGCGACCATCGAGGTCGTCAACGGCCGGGAGCAGCTGCTCGGCGCCGGGCGGTTCACAACCGACGCGGCGGGATATGCGGGCATGCGCAGGTACGCCAAGGCGTGGCCCGAGCGGGTGTGGGCGGTCGAGGGCGCGAACGGCGCCGGTCGCCCGCTGGCTCAGCGGCTGCTCGAGGACGGGGAGGACGTTGTCGACGTCCCGGCCAAGCTGGCGGCTCGGGTGCGGCTGTTCGATACCGGTCACAACCGCAAGACCGACGCCCTCGACGCGCACTCGATCGCGGTCGTCGCCGTCCGCACCGAGGGGCTGCGGGTCTTGAAGGTCGACGGGGAGCTCGAGGCGCTGCGGATGCTCGCCGACCGGCGCGAGGCCCTGACCCGCCGCCGGGTGGAGACCGTCAACCGGCTCCAGGCCCTGTTGGCTGAACTCCTGCCGGGACAGGCGAAACGCGACCTCTCCACCGCCCAGGCCAAGGCCCTGTTGGCGATCGTCCGCCCCCGCGACATCGCGGGCCGGACCCGCCGGCGGATCGCCGTGGAGGAGCTGGCCGAGCTGGTCGCGGTCGAGGTCAAGATGAAGAAGGCCACCGCCGAGCTGAAGACGATCGTCCTGGCCCGCAGGTCACGCCTGATGGACCTGCACGGTGTCGGGCCCGTGGTGGCCGCGCGGGTCCTGGCCGACGTCGGGGAGGTGGCCCGGTTCGCTGACCGCAACCGGTTCGCCTCATGGACCGGGACCGCACCCCTCGACGCGTCGTCCGGAGAGCAGAACCGGCACCGGCTCTCCCGCGCCGGGAACCGGCGGATGAACCACATGATCCACATCGCCGCGGTCACCCAGCTGCGCCAGGACACCGACGGTAGGGCCTACTACCGGCGCAAGCGCGCCGAGGGCAAGAAGCCGCTCGAGGCGCTGCGGTGCCTCAAGCGCCGGATCTCCGACGTCATCTATCGCCAGCTCCTCGCCGACGCCGAACGCGACGCCGAGCAAGCCGGCGGCACGGGTCCGGGAGGGCACTGCGGGGCGTCTCAAGAATCCAGCGCGGTCGACCTACCCCCGCACATCGACACTTCGGATCAGCCACTTCCCGGACCCGCAACACCGACGCTACGCCCGACCCCAGCCCCACGGAAGACCCGCCAGCGCGCCCTCGTCTCGACCCCTTGA
- a CDS encoding Fic family protein — MTLRDVDRGQGSEGLYLHQVPDLLTGLANRARVASITASSALEGVVVRNRSRAAAIIANKPIELRTRSEQELAGYRAALDYLFAEDWRPLNVGLLLHLHRLLFADTRTTGGTFKQNDNLVVDRSPDGVQTVRFKPVPAARTQDYVADLIDRYADAVKANQHHPVLLVGIFVLDLLIIHPFDDGNGRVARALTNALLAEAGYGVGRFVSLEQLIAESVDDYYQALLDSTHDWNDHANDPWPWLAYFSTLLARGYTRFAEGVAADRSGGTKSERVREHVLRHGAPLFAISDIRAALPGISDPTIRLVLNELKDEGRLKPQGTGRSAVWLRVTT, encoded by the coding sequence ATGACGTTGCGCGACGTCGACCGGGGCCAAGGCAGCGAGGGGCTGTACCTCCACCAGGTGCCCGACCTACTGACGGGGCTGGCCAACCGCGCTCGGGTCGCGAGCATCACTGCGTCGTCTGCCCTTGAGGGCGTCGTCGTCAGGAACCGCAGCCGTGCGGCCGCCATCATCGCCAACAAGCCGATCGAGCTGCGCACCCGCAGCGAACAAGAACTCGCCGGCTACCGCGCTGCCCTCGACTACCTCTTCGCCGAGGACTGGCGCCCCCTGAACGTCGGCCTGCTCCTTCACCTGCACCGACTGCTTTTCGCGGACACCCGGACCACCGGTGGGACCTTCAAGCAGAACGACAACCTTGTCGTCGACCGGTCTCCCGACGGGGTCCAAACCGTCCGGTTCAAGCCCGTCCCTGCAGCTCGCACCCAGGACTACGTTGCTGACCTCATCGACCGCTACGCCGATGCCGTCAAGGCAAACCAACACCATCCAGTGCTCCTCGTCGGAATATTCGTCTTGGATCTACTCATCATCCACCCGTTCGACGACGGCAATGGTCGGGTGGCGCGCGCACTGACGAACGCCCTTCTCGCCGAAGCCGGGTATGGAGTGGGCCGCTTCGTGTCGCTCGAACAGCTCATCGCCGAATCCGTCGACGACTACTACCAGGCGTTGCTCGACTCAACCCACGACTGGAACGACCACGCCAACGACCCGTGGCCCTGGCTCGCGTACTTCAGCACACTCCTCGCTCGCGGCTACACCCGATTCGCTGAGGGGGTGGCCGCCGATAGGTCTGGAGGCACGAAATCGGAACGCGTCCGTGAGCACGTCCTGAGGCATGGGGCGCCCCTCTTTGCGATCTCCGACATCAGGGCCGCGCTACCCGGAATCAGCGACCCCACCATCCGACTCGTCCTCAATGAGCTGAAGGACGAAGGACGCCTCAAGCCGCAGGGCACAGGACGCTCAGCCGTGTGGCTGCGTGTGACAACGTAG
- a CDS encoding type II toxin-antitoxin system RelE/ParE family toxin: MSDSNYELVLTPPATRAIQSGLPEGVSAAVIEFLTGARVDNPHRVGKQLRGDLEGILAARRGTYRVLYRVNEVTREVVVLRIEHWRDAYRPR; the protein is encoded by the coding sequence GTGAGCGACAGCAACTACGAGCTGGTCCTGACCCCTCCAGCGACCCGGGCCATCCAGTCTGGCCTGCCTGAGGGGGTGTCGGCGGCCGTCATCGAGTTCCTCACCGGCGCCCGCGTCGACAATCCCCACCGAGTGGGCAAACAGCTGCGCGGCGACCTCGAGGGCATCCTCGCCGCACGCCGAGGCACCTACCGCGTGCTCTACCGGGTCAACGAGGTCACACGGGAAGTCGTGGTCCTCCGTATCGAGCATTGGCGCGACGCCTACCGACCCAGGTGA
- a CDS encoding type II toxin-antitoxin system Phd/YefM family antitoxin, which yields MSVEPLRDVRNHFSEVVDRVEHEHERVTVTRNGRPVAVIISPADLEELEETLAVLSDPDALADIREADAAYAAGDVVRGSEAVRALRS from the coding sequence ATGTCTGTTGAGCCCCTGCGCGACGTCCGCAACCACTTCAGCGAGGTCGTGGACCGCGTCGAGCACGAGCACGAGCGCGTCACGGTGACACGCAACGGGCGTCCCGTCGCCGTGATCATCAGCCCGGCCGACCTGGAGGAACTGGAAGAAACCCTCGCGGTCCTGAGTGATCCCGACGCCCTCGCCGACATCCGCGAAGCCGACGCGGCATATGCCGCCGGTGACGTCGTTCGCGGCTCCGAGGCCGTGCGCGCGCTGCGGTCGTGA
- a CDS encoding helix-turn-helix domain-containing protein: MSEASRRLGVGVQRVHQRIADGSLPAQRVGSQWVIEEQAVSGLDRRGAGRPLSPASVWAVLVMAAAAHATGTEADKNGSAQMGPAQVGGAECGQTLSDAVRALTPTARFRARARLRDLAARARAAELGDAAAEETVAELAADLRLMFRRRADRVVYRVAPADLADLRADARVDLAGVSLPESGLASADLVEGYVADDELPDLVAEFLLVPVSPVSPSSSASTREGNVILHVRDSGRVPREVSRAVLVGGGLLLAVDLAEHRTPREQLKAAQVLRTVSKRVAQSVAASGRARKPDVDETGRVDGGA, from the coding sequence GTGTCTGAGGCGTCTCGGCGGCTGGGCGTTGGGGTCCAGCGGGTCCACCAGCGCATTGCCGATGGGTCGCTGCCGGCGCAGCGGGTGGGATCGCAGTGGGTCATCGAGGAGCAGGCCGTGAGCGGGCTGGACCGCCGGGGCGCTGGTCGTCCGCTGTCGCCGGCGTCCGTTTGGGCGGTGCTCGTCATGGCTGCGGCGGCCCATGCCACCGGGACGGAGGCGGACAAGAACGGGTCAGCGCAGATGGGACCGGCGCAAGTCGGTGGTGCGGAGTGCGGGCAGACACTCAGCGACGCCGTCCGCGCGCTGACTCCGACCGCGCGTTTCCGGGCGCGGGCCCGTCTGCGGGACCTGGCAGCTCGAGCCCGAGCCGCTGAGCTGGGCGACGCGGCTGCGGAGGAGACGGTGGCTGAGCTGGCCGCGGACCTGCGTCTGATGTTCCGGCGGCGGGCGGACCGGGTGGTGTACCGGGTAGCACCCGCTGACCTGGCGGACCTGCGTGCCGACGCCAGGGTCGACCTGGCGGGGGTGTCGCTGCCGGAGTCGGGTCTGGCGTCGGCCGACCTGGTGGAGGGGTACGTCGCTGATGACGAGCTGCCCGATCTGGTGGCCGAGTTCCTCCTCGTGCCCGTGTCTCCCGTGTCCCCCTCGTCCTCCGCGTCCACACGCGAGGGGAACGTGATCCTGCACGTGCGCGACAGTGGGCGCGTGCCGCGCGAGGTCTCCCGCGCCGTTCTGGTTGGTGGGGGGCTGCTGCTGGCGGTGGACCTGGCCGAGCACCGGACCCCGCGCGAGCAACTGAAGGCAGCGCAGGTCCTGCGCACGGTGAGCAAGCGTGTGGCCCAGTCGGTGGCCGCGAGCGGGCGAGCGCGGAAGCCCGACGTGGATGAGACGGGGCGGGTCGATGGCGGGGCCTGA
- a CDS encoding ABC transporter ATP-binding protein: MSPHSRALVIGSGLVALVAAMDVALPWPLKIIVDDILKKPTNANSDAILNRLGLSTLGRPALLGLCLASLVGFTVLNAVATYWGSRVLGGVGERVTAAIRAEVFTHLQRLSLSFHDRQRLGDLLTRTTTDVDYVQGLLVSSLSVLVPNVLVLAFITTICFIVDPTFALIALAVAPLLFGTVVLYRRRIKAASRAARSKDSDIASTVSETFSSVRVMQSYNTEGRHEAGFRFRNLARMDAGLRVVQLQSALSPLVDVIVAAGTVLVLWVGAQRVLADTMSLGLLLVFLAYLKALYDPMKALAKLTTVISRGQASAERLSQILDTAPMVVDLPSARPAPALTGAVRLRGVSFGYDADSAVLSDVDLHAQPGEVIAITGPTGAGKSSIISLIPRLYDVTQGAVLLDGIDIRDLQLATVRKQISLVLQDSILFCGTIYENIAYGAENVTRDQVLTAARAAHVEEFVRNLPLGYDTPVAERGTSLSGGQRQRIAIARAFVRDTPIVLLDEPTSGLDAISEQYVMRGLDRLMKGRTVFIIAHRLSTLRRADRIYVIDNGRVVETGRHDELVQAGRLYSRLDRLQHVTPNEPIPSLRLLPTVTEASG; the protein is encoded by the coding sequence ATGTCGCCCCATTCTCGTGCGCTCGTCATCGGTTCGGGCCTCGTGGCGCTCGTTGCGGCCATGGACGTGGCGTTGCCATGGCCGCTAAAAATCATCGTCGACGACATTCTCAAAAAACCCACGAATGCGAACAGTGACGCGATCCTCAACCGCCTTGGGCTCTCGACTCTCGGCCGACCTGCGCTCTTGGGTTTGTGTCTTGCCTCCCTAGTGGGCTTCACCGTCCTCAACGCCGTGGCGACGTACTGGGGAAGCCGAGTCTTGGGTGGTGTCGGTGAGCGGGTGACCGCCGCGATCCGAGCCGAGGTCTTCACCCACCTGCAGCGGTTGTCGTTATCCTTTCATGACCGGCAGCGCCTTGGTGACCTCCTCACCCGCACCACGACGGACGTCGACTACGTCCAGGGTCTTTTGGTCTCGTCGCTGTCGGTCCTGGTTCCTAACGTGCTTGTCCTTGCCTTCATCACGACGATCTGTTTTATCGTCGACCCGACCTTCGCGTTGATCGCGCTGGCCGTGGCACCATTGCTGTTCGGAACCGTGGTCCTGTATCGACGCCGCATCAAGGCAGCCTCACGGGCGGCCCGAAGCAAAGACAGCGACATCGCGTCCACGGTCAGCGAAACGTTCTCCTCGGTGCGGGTGATGCAGTCCTATAATACCGAGGGCCGACATGAGGCCGGTTTCCGTTTCCGGAACCTCGCCCGCATGGATGCTGGTCTACGAGTCGTCCAGCTCCAGTCTGCGCTCTCACCCTTGGTGGATGTCATCGTCGCAGCCGGCACTGTGCTGGTGTTATGGGTGGGCGCTCAACGGGTGCTCGCCGACACGATGAGCCTCGGGCTGCTCCTGGTGTTCTTGGCCTACCTCAAGGCGCTGTATGACCCGATGAAAGCTCTGGCCAAGCTCACGACGGTCATCAGCAGAGGCCAGGCCAGTGCTGAACGCCTCAGCCAAATTCTCGACACGGCCCCTATGGTCGTCGACCTTCCCTCGGCACGGCCGGCGCCCGCCCTCACCGGGGCGGTCCGCCTGCGCGGAGTCAGCTTCGGTTACGACGCCGACAGTGCGGTACTCAGCGACGTTGACCTTCATGCGCAGCCAGGTGAGGTAATCGCCATCACCGGACCGACCGGTGCCGGGAAATCCTCCATCATCAGCCTGATCCCCCGCCTCTACGACGTCACACAAGGCGCCGTCCTCCTGGACGGCATCGATATCAGAGATCTGCAGTTGGCTACCGTCCGCAAACAAATCTCCCTCGTGCTGCAGGACTCCATCCTTTTTTGCGGCACGATCTACGAGAACATCGCCTACGGCGCGGAGAACGTGACCCGTGATCAAGTACTCACGGCCGCTCGCGCCGCCCACGTCGAGGAGTTTGTGCGGAACCTCCCCCTCGGCTACGACACCCCTGTCGCGGAACGCGGCACGAGTCTTTCTGGCGGCCAGCGACAACGGATCGCGATCGCGCGCGCCTTCGTCCGAGACACCCCGATCGTCCTCCTCGACGAGCCCACGTCCGGCCTGGACGCCATCTCCGAGCAGTACGTCATGCGGGGCCTGGACCGGCTGATGAAGGGACGCACCGTGTTCATCATCGCCCACCGCCTGTCGACCTTGCGGCGCGCCGACAGGATCTATGTCATCGACAACGGGAGGGTCGTCGAGACCGGCCGGCACGACGAGCTGGTCCAGGCCGGCAGGCTCTACAGCCGGCTCGACCGTCTCCAACACGTCACCCCGAACGAACCCATCCCCTCGCTGAGGTTGTTGCCCACCGTGACGGAGGCCAGCGGATGA
- a CDS encoding NUDIX domain-containing protein yields the protein MKAPSPNVSAGALPWRVDSAGEPQVLLVHRRKPGDWAIPKGNLDLGESAPACATRELREETGLGCRLSWTLPTLEYLTRSGEAKTTYYWAVTPTRGKFRANKEIDGVRWFDLPEAAAILTKPRERAIPLALAALLHAELKVTPKRRPRPVLLVRGAAATPRGRWPLNDTTRPLTADGEQVARSLTSLSSLFQIDRVLSAPARRCVDTIGPLADRQSLAIEVHDSLSDGRLPDSLDLVDRARGRGTVICTHEDVISAILRRLAVRENIRLDPDIGNRRGSAWVLTGSRHRYTGAHYLPMPEILARAATEALQPDDSTTTSRDAA from the coding sequence ATGAAGGCTCCATCCCCGAACGTCAGTGCTGGTGCGCTGCCATGGCGCGTCGACTCCGCCGGCGAGCCCCAGGTCCTGCTCGTTCACCGACGCAAACCGGGCGACTGGGCAATCCCGAAGGGCAACCTCGATCTCGGAGAGTCAGCCCCGGCCTGCGCCACCAGAGAACTGCGCGAGGAGACCGGCCTCGGCTGCCGCCTGAGCTGGACACTGCCCACCCTCGAATACCTCACCCGATCCGGCGAAGCGAAAACCACCTACTACTGGGCCGTCACACCGACCCGAGGAAAGTTTCGCGCCAACAAAGAGATCGACGGAGTCCGCTGGTTTGACCTGCCCGAGGCCGCCGCCATCCTCACCAAACCCAGGGAACGAGCCATCCCCCTCGCTCTTGCCGCGCTGCTGCACGCAGAACTCAAGGTGACCCCGAAGCGACGGCCGCGGCCCGTCCTGCTCGTGCGAGGCGCAGCGGCTACCCCCCGAGGACGGTGGCCGCTCAACGACACCACGCGACCACTCACGGCCGACGGCGAACAGGTCGCGCGGTCGCTCACCAGCCTATCCTCCCTGTTCCAGATCGACCGCGTACTGTCCGCCCCCGCGCGACGATGTGTCGACACCATCGGCCCGTTGGCCGACCGGCAGTCCCTGGCCATCGAGGTCCATGACTCGTTGAGTGACGGTCGCCTGCCCGACAGCCTGGACCTTGTCGATCGAGCCCGAGGCAGAGGCACCGTGATCTGCACCCACGAAGATGTGATCAGCGCCATCCTTCGGCGTCTCGCGGTCAGAGAGAACATTCGATTGGACCCAGACATCGGGAACCGACGCGGATCCGCGTGGGTACTCACCGGCAGCCGTCACCGCTACACGGGCGCCCACTACCTGCCCATGCCCGAGATCCTGGCCAGGGCTGCTACGGAAGCGCTCCAACCGGACGACTCAACAACGACTTCCCGGGATGCCGCCTGA
- a CDS encoding sodium:calcium antiporter translates to MNILPHLPLWAELLIFVVSAAVIWVAGIPLSNYTDILADRLHLGQALGGLILLAVATNLPEIAITYSAAASGKLDVAVSNILGGIAIQTVVLVALDAFGVRERRPLTYQAASLTLVIEGAIVLAVLVVVVMGTQLPKTLVVARLSPDVVLIAVVWVVGLMLTQRAGSHLPWSNSGEAPDSQPKPRGHSQKTRSAEATSKGVSTTRVVLVFGAAAVATLVAGALAEESGTAAADQVGLSGVLFGATVLAAATSLPELSTGLNSVKQGDYKLAFGDIFGGNAFLPVLFLLAVLVSGKAVLPNAHAADIYLTGLGALLTIVYMAGLVFRPAKVHARLGIDSIAVLALYVLGVIGLVVLPQ, encoded by the coding sequence GTGAATATTCTGCCGCACCTGCCCCTGTGGGCCGAGCTGCTGATCTTCGTGGTCAGTGCCGCCGTGATCTGGGTGGCTGGGATCCCGTTGTCGAACTACACGGACATCCTGGCCGACCGGCTCCACCTCGGCCAGGCGCTCGGTGGGCTGATCCTGCTCGCCGTGGCCACCAACCTGCCCGAGATCGCCATCACCTACAGCGCAGCGGCCAGCGGCAAGCTCGACGTGGCGGTCAGCAACATCCTCGGCGGGATCGCCATCCAGACGGTCGTCCTCGTCGCGTTGGACGCGTTCGGCGTGCGTGAACGACGACCCCTGACCTACCAGGCCGCGAGCCTGACGCTCGTCATCGAGGGGGCGATCGTCCTGGCGGTCCTCGTGGTCGTGGTGATGGGCACCCAGCTGCCCAAGACCCTCGTCGTTGCTCGCCTCTCCCCGGACGTCGTCCTCATCGCCGTGGTCTGGGTGGTCGGGCTCATGCTGACCCAGCGGGCCGGATCGCACCTGCCCTGGTCCAACAGCGGTGAAGCCCCCGACAGCCAGCCCAAGCCCCGCGGCCACTCGCAGAAGACAAGGTCAGCGGAGGCGACCAGCAAGGGTGTCAGCACCACGCGGGTCGTCCTCGTCTTCGGAGCAGCGGCCGTGGCGACCCTCGTCGCCGGTGCCCTGGCCGAGGAGAGCGGTACCGCGGCCGCTGACCAGGTGGGGCTCTCGGGGGTCCTCTTCGGCGCCACCGTCCTGGCCGCCGCGACGTCCCTGCCTGAGCTCAGCACCGGACTGAACTCGGTCAAGCAGGGCGACTACAAGCTGGCCTTCGGTGACATCTTCGGCGGCAACGCGTTCCTGCCCGTTCTGTTCCTGCTCGCCGTCCTCGTCTCCGGCAAGGCGGTGCTGCCGAACGCGCACGCCGCCGACATCTACCTGACCGGCCTCGGCGCCCTGCTCACGATCGTCTACATGGCCGGGCTCGTCTTCCGCCCAGCCAAGGTGCACGCCCGCCTCGGCATCGACAGCATCGCGGTGCTCGCGCTTTACGTCCTCGGCGTCATCGGACTCGTCGTCCTGCCGCAGTAG